Proteins encoded in a region of the Melospiza georgiana isolate bMelGeo1 chromosome 2, bMelGeo1.pri, whole genome shotgun sequence genome:
- the ANKRD42 gene encoding ankyrin repeat domain-containing protein 42 — protein MMTTAEVVKKKENYTSVHEAVKAGDVEQLASMIKSGASINEVDVVHKFTPLQCAAHSGSLECLQWLLWHGADPARVTARGWTAAHLAAIRGQDACVQALLVSGADAAARDERGCTASHLAAAHGHSHTLQSLLRTGADVNVSDRNDWKPVHYAAFHGRLGCLQLLVRWGACVDDVDNNGNLPAHLAAVEGHLHCFKFLLRKMASVTHTLKARNDHGETPRDLAERFYKDNILQYIDDVEKEEEHPETQEVLAFPAHDAVFNGDLLVVRSLVRSGVININERDDKGSTLLHKAAEQGHIHCLQWLVEMGADCDITNDAGETPKDVAKRFGHLAAVELLTPRTGNSNSSDEELDANNIKFFETHGVEGSTDSKEDLTLDEAEKRNARVRAYHKIKELQRLLEIAYSNYRQLGGVTEEEKKMRKEERKVEKAVRELEAQLEYERVRREKLESQLDDYRAEINRLREARGKTRTASVEAETMAKSCKDKNKAAASLQPRSVTTLRNEPPRRGSRLEKKSAANRWRN, from the exons ATGATGACTACTGCAGAAG TTGtcaagaagaaggaaaattacACTAGTGTGCATGAAGCAGTGAAAGCTGGGGATGTAGAACAGCTTGCATCGATGATAAAAAGTGGAGCCAGCATTAATGAGGTGGATGTAGTTCACAAATTCACACCCTTGCAGTGTGCTGCCCACTCGGGAAGTCTGGAG TGcctgcagtggctgctgtggcacGGCGCTGACCCCGCGCGTGTGACGGCGAGAGGCTGGACTGCGGCTCACCTGGCGGCCATCCGCGGGCAGGACGCCTGCGTGCAG GCGCTGTTAGTGAGCGGAGCGGACGCGGCAGCTCGGGACGAGCGCGGCTGCACGGCCTCGCACCTGGCTGCGGCCCACGGGCACTCGCACACGCTGCAGAGCCTGCTGCGCACCGGGGCG GATGTAAATGTTTCAGACAGGAATGACTGGAAACCTGTTCATTATGCTGCTTTTCACGGTCGCTTGGGGTGTTTGCAGCTTCTTGTTCGATGGGGAGCGTGTGTAGATGATGTGGATAACAATGGAAACCTTCCAG CACATCTGGCAGCAGTGGAAGGACACTTGCATTGCTTTAAGTTCTTGCTCAGGAAAATGGCCAGTGTTACACACACTCTGAAAGCCAGGAATGACCATGGAGAGACTCCAAGGGACTTGGCTGAACGGTTCTACAAAGATAATATTCTGCAATATATCGATGATGTGGAAAAAGAGGAGGAACATCCAGAGACACAGGAAG ttttagCTTTCCCAGCTCATGATGCTGTTTTCAATGGGGACTTACTAGTGGTTAGAAGCCTAGTGAGAAGTGGAGTAATCAACATTAATGAGCGGGACGATAAGGGATCCACTCTCCTGCACAAAG CTGCTGAACAGGGGCATATCCATTGCTTGCAGTGGTTGGTTGAAATGGGAGCTGACTGTGACATTACCAATGATGCTGGAGAGACTCCAAAGGATGTAGCCAAGAG ATTTGGCCATCTGGCAGCTGTGGAACTGTTGACACCAAGAACTGGAAACAGTAACTCTAGTGATGAAGAACTAGATGCAAACAACATCAAGTTTTTTGAAACACATGGTGTGGAAGGGAGTACAGATAGCAAAGAAGATTTAACTCTGgatgaagcagagaaaaggaatGCACGTG TAAGGGCCTATCACAAGATTAAAGAACTTCAGAGACTTCTAGAAATTGCCTACAGCAACTACAGACAGCTGGGGGGAGTAACTGAAGAGGAGAAGAAgatgagaaaagaagaaaggaaagttgAGAA ggctgtgagggagctggaggCGCAGCTGGAGTATGAGCGAGTCAGGCGGGAGAAGCTGGAGAGCCAGCTGGATGATTACCGTGCTGAGATAAACCGGCTCCGAGAGGCCCGGGGCAAAACCCGCACCGCCTCCGTG GAAGCTGAGACAATGGCAAAGTcttgcaaagacaaaaataaagcagcagccagcctgcagcccaGGAGTGTGACTACTCTGAGGAACGAACCTCCAAGGAGGGGCAGCAGACTGGAG AAGAAATCAGCTGCAAACAGATGGAGGAATTAA